The Nitrosospira multiformis ATCC 25196 region GTGCGTACCAAATCGGCACTGGCAAACATTGATTACCCGAAAGGCGAATGGAGTCCCGGCAAGGAGGGGGAAGCGCCAGGCATTGGCGCCCCGCGCCGTATTTTCCCGCAGAAACAGGCAGGCTACTATGTATTCCCCATCAGCGTGCCGATGGGCAACCTGAACGCAAGCCAATTGCGCGCCCTCGCCGATATCTGTGACACCTTCGAGTTGCCCGATATCCGCACAAGCCAGGATCAGAACATGTTCCTGTCAGACGTGCCCGAAGCCAAAATCGAGCCCCTGCGCGCTGCCCTTGCTGCGTTGGGATTGGGAGTGCCGAAGGCGGGCGATGATGTGGTGGCCTGTCCGGGAACATCGACGTGCCGTTTGGGGATTACTTCCAGCACGATCGTGGGACCCAAACTGAGCGGGGGCGAGCATGACCTGAAGATACGGGTATCAGGATGTCATAATGGCTGCGCACAGCCGGAAGCGGGAGATATCGGCATCTACGGTGAAGGCAAGCGCATGCACGGCAAACTCGTGCCGCATTACCAGATGCACTTCGGGGGTAATGGGATGGCGCGCGGCGCGCTGGCGTTCAAAGGCCCATCGATACCGACAGCGCGTATCGAGGAGGCGGTGAAACGGGTGCAATCGGCTTTTTCAGCTACACGTGAAGCGGATGAGCCATTCTTTTCCTGGGCGCATCGGAAGGATAAAGCCTATTTCAATGATCTGCTGGCGGATCTGGTGGAGGTCAAGCCCGAACAAGTGGAATCTGTTCTACGCGATCATGGCCAGAAGGCTGATTTCAAGGTGTTGCAATTGGGCGGGGGTGAGTGTGCGGGCATAGTACAGACAAGGACGGGCACGAGCTTTTTCGAAGCGGCACATGAGCGCAATTATCGGGATGCGCTCAAGTTTCAACTGAAATTTGCCGATTCTGTTGGGTGCGCCGAAGAAATTGCGCGCCTGCTCGCACAAGGTACGCTGGAACTGATTGGCGGCCAGAAGCGCGACGACTTGTCGGATTTGGCGGAGGAATTCCGACGTTTGCTGCCCACCAAGCCGCGGCTGTCCCGGCAGTTGGCCAAATTTGCGGAAGATTTCGCGAGCCCTGCGGAAGAGTTGAATGACGCTCGCCTGACCGAGTGGTTTGCCGAATTGGATACGTGGACGATGGAGGTCGCGCAGTTCTGCCTGGATTTCGACCGTGGGCTCGATCTGGAGGGTGCGCTGCCGAGGCCGCTTCCCGCGAAGTCAGCGTTGGGACGGGTACCTTCATCGGCAACTGTCTGATTAACTCGATGAATGATTGGCCGGGAATGATTGGTTGAGGACATGAGCCTGGATCAAAAAATTGCAGAGGTGCGAACCCTGCTCGAGAGGGTGCAGAAAGATTATTTGCCTGCCACTTTCGCAAACAGTTTCGGCGCTGAGGATATGGTGCTGACCGATCTCATTGCGCGGCATTATCCGGATATCGAAATGTTCACATTGGATACCGGACGGCTTCCGCAGGAAACCTATGACCTCATGCAGCAGGTTACCGAGCGGTACGGCATCCGGATTCCAGTCTATTTTCCGGATGCTGCCGCAGTGGAAGCGTACGTGGCGCAGAACGGCCCCAATGCGTTTTACGACAGCGTGGATTTGCGCAAGAAGTGCTGCCACATCCGCAAGGTCGAACCATTGAAACGGGCCTTGAGGGATAAGCGCGCATGGATTACCGGTTTGCGCCGGGATCAGGCGCCCACGCGGAAGGGTTTGGTCGAATCGGAGTTCGATGCCGAGAACGGTCTGCAAAAATTCAGCCCTTTGCTGGACTGGAGCCAGGCTGACGTGTGGGCGTATCTCAAGCAGTTCGATGTGCCATACAACGCTCTGCACGACAAAGGTTACACGAGTATCGGATGCGCTCCTTGCACTCGCGCCATTACCCCCGGTGAGGATGTTCGTGCGGGCCGCTGGTGGTGGGAGGATCCGGAAATCAAGGAATGTGGCCTGCATCCTGGCAAAAAACGCGGCGCCCATAATATCGCCAGCGCAACTACTGCCGGTTCAGGCGCGGCAGTAAAGGATCTGGCTGTTTCAGACTGAATACGGGATCCCGGAAAGCGGGAATAAAAGACATCGGCGGGCACAGTAGGAATAATAAGCAGGGATAGTAGGGACGAAGGAATTGCGTGGAGCGCCTCCTGAACTGAATGGGGATTGTTTGATGGACGTTATTTTGAATCAAATGGATGAATTTGCACCTGTTGCAGGACCGGTTGCAGGTCTTGTGATGAAGAATGAACCCGTCGTCATCAAGCGGCGTGCCGCGCGACAACTTAGCCACCTTGAAGCACTGGAAAGCGAAGCAATCCATATCATGCGCGAGGTCGCGGCCGAGTGTGCCAATCCAGCTCTACTCTTTTCCGGTGGCAAGGACTCGATTGTTCTTCTGCGTCTGGCGGAAAAGGCTTTCCGTCCCGGACGTTTCCCGTTTCCTTTGATGCATGTCGATACCGGCCATAATTTTCCGGAAGTGATCGAGTTTCGTGACCGCCGTGTCAAACAGCTCGGTGAGCGCTTAATTGTTGCCAGCATGGAAGACTCGATCAAGCAGGGAAGGGTGGTGCTGCGCTCGGAAAATCAGAGCCGTAATCCCTTTCAATCCGTGACGCTGCTGGATGCCATCGCCGAACACGGTTTCGATGCCTGCATTGGCGGCGCCCGGCGCGACGAGGAGAAAGCTCGGGCAAAGGAACGCATATTCTCCTTCCGGGATGAATTCGGCCAATGGGATCCGAAGAATCAGCGCCCGGAATTATGGGATCTTTACAATGCAAGAGTTCATCCGGGAGAAAATATCCGCGTATTTCCCATCAGCAACTGGACGGAACTCGATGTGTGGGAATACATTTCACGCGAGGGGCTGGAGGTGCCGCATATCTATTTCGCCCACAGGCGTGATGTCATCCGGCGCGGCAGTGGGCTTTTGCCGATATCCCACCTGGTTCAGCCGAAGGAAGGGGAAAAGGTTGAAAATCTCATGGTGCGCTTCCGGACGGTGGGTGACATGAGCTGCACCTGTCCGGTGGAGTCGGCAGCGGTCGGTATTGGGGAAATCATTGCAGAGACGGCGGTTACGCGAATTACCGAGCGGGGTGCAACGCGCATGGACGACCAGACATCGGAGGCTTCCATGGAGTTGCGCAAGAGAGAAGGATATTTCTGAGAGGCGTTGCCATCTCCCGAGCGACTCCGGTTTTCCTTTTTTAAGATGACAGCTTCTGAAAGCAGGTAATCTCCGATCTTGTTTCATCTTTGCTTCAGTTTATAAAGTAACGGGAAAGCAGAATTTCAAGACGAGTGTTAAATGTCAGCTATTGAAAATATTTCTTTCGATCATTCGGAATTGTTGCGTTTCATTACCGCAGGTAGTGTGGATGACGGCAAAAGCACGCTGATCGGGCGCTTGCTGCATGACTCAAAATCGATTTTTGAAGATCAGTTGAGCGCGATCACCCATACTTCGCGCAAGCGCGGGATGGAGGCTGTCGATCTGTCGCTGCTCACCGATGGCCTCCAGGCAGAGCGCGAACAAGGCATTACCATCGATGTGGCCTATCGTTACTTCGCCACTCCCAAGCGCAAATTCATCATTGCTGACACGCCAGGCCATGAGCAATATACCCGCAACATGGTGACCGGCGCTTCCACCGCCAATCTTGCCATTATCCTGATCGATGCGCGCAAGGGTGTGCTCACGCAATCCCGCCGTCATGCCTACCTCGCCAGCCTCGTCGGTATTCCTCATCTGGTGGTGGCGGTAAACAAGATGGATCTGGTGAATTACTCCCGGGATGTATTTGAACGAATCTGCCAGGAGTTTCACCGTTTCGTTGCCGGGCTCAATCTGAAAAACATCGCCTATATTCCGATGTCCGCGCTCAACGGCGATATGGTAGTCGAGCGCGGCAACAACCTCGGCTGGTACGAAGGCATGACGTTGATGGATTTACTGGAAAAGGTTCCGGTCGACCATGACATCAACCTTGAAGATTTTCGCTTTCCCGTGCAATTGGTGTGTCGCCCGCAAACGGAGGAATGGCACGACTTTCGGGGCTACATGGGCCGTATCGAATCCGGTTCCATCAGTGTGGGTGACGAGGTGCAGGTTCTGCCCTCCGGCTTGACTTCGCGCATCAAGGAGATTGTTACCTATGAAGGAAATGTCGAGGAGGCAGTTGCGCCCCAGTCGGTAACGCTGACGATTGAAGATCATCTGGACATATCAAGGGGAGACATGCTGGTAAAAATTTCCCAGCTTCCCCAGGTTACAAGAGAATTTGATGCGATGCTGTGCTGGTTGTCTGAGCAGAGCCTCGATCCCCGACGCAAATACCTGATCAAGCATTCTACACGGCTGGTAAAAGCCGTCATATCCCGCATAGAGTACCGGCTGGATATCAATACCCTGAAACATGAAGGCGCCGATATTCTCAAAATGAATGACATTGCGCGGGTATCGCTCAAGGTTCATCAACCTCTCGTATGGGATGCATATCAGCGTAACCATGCCACCGGCAGCTTCATCGTGATTGATGAGGTTACGAACAATACCGTGGCCGCAGGGATGATTTGCCCTTCAAAAGGTTAGGGTCGGTAAGCCCGAGGGCTGTCAGGAAGTAGCAGGTGTTTTAATGCTGCAGGACTGGCAGCAACACAGTCCGGATAGCTCAACAAGGCGTATGGGGAGATAAGGGGCGGATAAGGGGAACAGGACCTTGCCGCTTTTGTATTTTTAAAGCGGGAAAAAGCACAAACTGAAAAGGGATATAAAACTTTTCGTATGTAATCAGTGTTGATGGCTGATGTTTTTTGCCCCTTTTTGATTTCACTTATAACTTTTGAATGACTTTATCATGACAAGTTTACAATCGCCGCTTCACCCGGCACAGGTATCTGACGTTCCATCTCCGGCGCTGGGGTTTGGCATGGCTTTTGCCGACCTGTATCGTCGGGAAGGGCTGGTGAGACTGGACCAGGCATTCCTTGGTTTTCTCGATGAAGGAGAGCCGGGACTGCGTCTTCGTCTGGAGCATGCGCGAATCCAACCCGATCATCTCGATCGCAAGGAAGAAGCTGCACTGCTGATTGAAGTCGCGCCCTGGATGGAGGATTTCATTGCCAAGCTGTTCGGCATAGAGAAAGAAGCCGGAGCGCTTGCCGCACGTCATCATCAGCTCGCCCCCCTTTATTCCTGCAAGAGGCTCTTCGTGCAGCGGCGCGCCATGAACAAGGTCAGTGAGGCGGATGCCGCCGCAGTGGATGGTGTTGCACTGGAAGCAAAACTGGTGGCCGAATTCGGCACTTCTTTCTCGGAGCTGGCTTTTGCAACAAAAGTGACGGAATGGCTGCTGGACGAGGGCGCGAATGAAGACCGCCTCAAGGATGCCTTGCTGTATGCCGCCTGGGCGTTGAAGACTCCTGCGGGGCGGGAGCGCAATGCAACTGGCGTATTGTTCAAGGCCCCGGCCAAGCTCGATTTCCTGCATCTGCTGTCAACGGAAACGGACACGTCGGCAGGTTATACGATTCACAAGCTTCATCATATACGCCGCCGCGAAGGATTTTCCCTCACCGACCGGGGAACCGACCTCGTGGGAGCCCTGGATGAGGCGAATTATTGCATCTGGTGCCATGAACAGGGGAAGGATTCCTGTTCCAAGGGAATGAAAGAAAAACAAAAAACGCCCGATGAACCTGTTACCTTCAAGAAAAGCCAGCTTGGCGTGCTGCTGACAGGCTGTCCCCTGGAAGAGCGCATTTCGGAATTTCACAAACTCAAGACGCAGGGCGTGGCGATAGGCGGCCTGGCAATGATTGTCATCGACAACCCCATGTGTGCCGGCACGGGTCACCGTATCTGCAATGACTGCATGAAATCATGCATTTATCAGAAGCAGGAACCGGTCGATATCCCGCAGGCCGAGACGCGCACCCTCAAGGATGTCCTGGAACTGCCCTGGGGATTCGAGATATACAGCCTCCTGACTCGCTGGAATCCGCTCAATCTGCGCCGCCCTGTGCCGAAAGCACCGACGGGGCGCAAGGTGCTGGTGGTGGGCATGGGACCAGCGGGATATACCCTGGCGCATCATTTGATGAACGACGGCCATACCGTGGTTGGAATCGATGGTCTTAAGATCGAGCCCCTGGAACCGGAACTCTCCGGCGTGAACAAGCAGGGAGAGCACGTTCCGTTCAGGGCCATCCGCAATGCGGATGAGTTGGCAGAGAATCTGGATGAGCGCCTGCCCGGGGGGTTCGGCGGTGTTGCAGAATACGGCATCACCGTCCGCTGGGACAAGAACTTTCTCAAGCTGATCCGCCTGCTTCTCGAGCGGCGGGAAGAGTTTGCGCTTTTTGGCGGTGTCCGCTTCGGCGGAACACTCACCGCGGACGATGCGTTTGCCATGGGATTCGATCATGTAGCGCTCGCCGCAGGAGCAGGACGTCCTACCGTGCTCGATTTGCCCAATGGCCTGGCGCGCGGGGTTCGCGCTGCGTCCGATTTCCTGATGGCATTGCAGTTGACCGGGGCTGCTCAGAGCAACTCGGTTGCCAACATGCAGTTGCGCCTGCCGGTGGTGGTCATCGGCGGGGGGTTGACGGCCATCGATACCGCGACCGAAGCGCTGGCATACTATCCCGTGCAAGTGGACAAGTTCCTCCGCCGCTATGAAATTCTTGTTGCCGTCCAGGGCGAAGCAGCGATCCGTGGAGCCTGGGATGAGGAAGAACGAGAAATTGCCGAGGAGTTTCTCGGCCATGCCCGCGCCATTCGGGCAGAGCGCAAGGAAGCGGAACGGGAAGGACGCGCCCCGCGAATACTTGAGTTGCTGCAATCCTGGGGAGGCGCGACGATCGCTTATCGAAAACGCCTCATCGACAGCCCTTCCTACACGCTCAACCATGAAGAAGTCGAAAAAGCCATGGAGGAGGGCATATGGTTTGCCGAAGGGCTCACTCCCGTCCG contains the following coding sequences:
- a CDS encoding FAD-dependent oxidoreductase yields the protein MTSLQSPLHPAQVSDVPSPALGFGMAFADLYRREGLVRLDQAFLGFLDEGEPGLRLRLEHARIQPDHLDRKEEAALLIEVAPWMEDFIAKLFGIEKEAGALAARHHQLAPLYSCKRLFVQRRAMNKVSEADAAAVDGVALEAKLVAEFGTSFSELAFATKVTEWLLDEGANEDRLKDALLYAAWALKTPAGRERNATGVLFKAPAKLDFLHLLSTETDTSAGYTIHKLHHIRRREGFSLTDRGTDLVGALDEANYCIWCHEQGKDSCSKGMKEKQKTPDEPVTFKKSQLGVLLTGCPLEERISEFHKLKTQGVAIGGLAMIVIDNPMCAGTGHRICNDCMKSCIYQKQEPVDIPQAETRTLKDVLELPWGFEIYSLLTRWNPLNLRRPVPKAPTGRKVLVVGMGPAGYTLAHHLMNDGHTVVGIDGLKIEPLEPELSGVNKQGEHVPFRAIRNADELAENLDERLPGGFGGVAEYGITVRWDKNFLKLIRLLLERREEFALFGGVRFGGTLTADDAFAMGFDHVALAAGAGRPTVLDLPNGLARGVRAASDFLMALQLTGAAQSNSVANMQLRLPVVVIGGGLTAIDTATEALAYYPVQVDKFLRRYEILVAVQGEAAIRGAWDEEEREIAEEFLGHARAIRAERKEAEREGRAPRILELLQSWGGATIAYRKRLIDSPSYTLNHEEVEKAMEEGIWFAEGLTPVRVDTDRWEHAKAVHFAVQALDETGSWQKTGQAVLPARAVLVAAGTQPNTVLAREDDKHFKLHGRYFAACDENGDPASPARGNPKPEHPTVLLSRNEDGRFISFFGDLHPSYSGNVVKAMSSAKQGYPVVSHVLDRLPPASTKPAWLFFAEINGRLRATVHKVERLTPNIVEVVVHAPMAVERFHPGQFYRFQNFATLATTAGDTKLAMEGIALTGASVDVSRGLVSLIALEMGGSADLCARLNPGDPVVLMGPTGTPTEILPDETVALVGGGLGNAVLFSIGAAARAAGSKILYFAGYKKLIDRYKVAEIEAAADVVIWCCDEAPGFTPSRPGDYSFVGNIVEAMAAYGSGALGPQKIRLADADRIIAIGSDRMMAAVGAARHTRLKPYLKTDHFAIGSINSPMQCMMKEICAQCLQPHKDPKTGEITYVFSCFNQDQPLDQVDFGGLASRLRQNSVQEKLTTRWISHCLKETSQPELEVSAEPVSK
- a CDS encoding nitrite/sulfite reductase, whose protein sequence is MGYLDNLANDGEIALYDQSVQEYRDLKMDVTRFTAGRLQMGIYGQRQEGVNMVRIKLPGGRVSAPKLRTIASALEKFSRHDVVHITTRQDIQMHYVPLEQTPATLRHLAEGGLTTREACGNTIRNITTCPLSGVCPRQHTDVTHHLEGTVRHMLRNPLTQQMPRKFKISLSACEADCAQGMMHDLGAIAVRNGEHFGFKVVAGGGLGHKPHEAIVVEEFIEEKDLLAVMEAVIQLHNRYSDRTKRAKSRIKFLVDKFGPEGFVEKYREELVRTKSALANIDYPKGEWSPGKEGEAPGIGAPRRIFPQKQAGYYVFPISVPMGNLNASQLRALADICDTFELPDIRTSQDQNMFLSDVPEAKIEPLRAALAALGLGVPKAGDDVVACPGTSTCRLGITSSTIVGPKLSGGEHDLKIRVSGCHNGCAQPEAGDIGIYGEGKRMHGKLVPHYQMHFGGNGMARGALAFKGPSIPTARIEEAVKRVQSAFSATREADEPFFSWAHRKDKAYFNDLLADLVEVKPEQVESVLRDHGQKADFKVLQLGGGECAGIVQTRTGTSFFEAAHERNYRDALKFQLKFADSVGCAEEIARLLAQGTLELIGGQKRDDLSDLAEEFRRLLPTKPRLSRQLAKFAEDFASPAEELNDARLTEWFAELDTWTMEVAQFCLDFDRGLDLEGALPRPLPAKSALGRVPSSATV
- a CDS encoding phosphoadenylyl-sulfate reductase; its protein translation is MSLDQKIAEVRTLLERVQKDYLPATFANSFGAEDMVLTDLIARHYPDIEMFTLDTGRLPQETYDLMQQVTERYGIRIPVYFPDAAAVEAYVAQNGPNAFYDSVDLRKKCCHIRKVEPLKRALRDKRAWITGLRRDQAPTRKGLVESEFDAENGLQKFSPLLDWSQADVWAYLKQFDVPYNALHDKGYTSIGCAPCTRAITPGEDVRAGRWWWEDPEIKECGLHPGKKRGAHNIASATTAGSGAAVKDLAVSD
- the cysN gene encoding sulfate adenylyltransferase subunit CysN, yielding MSAIENISFDHSELLRFITAGSVDDGKSTLIGRLLHDSKSIFEDQLSAITHTSRKRGMEAVDLSLLTDGLQAEREQGITIDVAYRYFATPKRKFIIADTPGHEQYTRNMVTGASTANLAIILIDARKGVLTQSRRHAYLASLVGIPHLVVAVNKMDLVNYSRDVFERICQEFHRFVAGLNLKNIAYIPMSALNGDMVVERGNNLGWYEGMTLMDLLEKVPVDHDINLEDFRFPVQLVCRPQTEEWHDFRGYMGRIESGSISVGDEVQVLPSGLTSRIKEIVTYEGNVEEAVAPQSVTLTIEDHLDISRGDMLVKISQLPQVTREFDAMLCWLSEQSLDPRRKYLIKHSTRLVKAVISRIEYRLDINTLKHEGADILKMNDIARVSLKVHQPLVWDAYQRNHATGSFIVIDEVTNNTVAAGMICPSKG
- the cysD gene encoding sulfate adenylyltransferase subunit CysD, whose product is MKNEPVVIKRRAARQLSHLEALESEAIHIMREVAAECANPALLFSGGKDSIVLLRLAEKAFRPGRFPFPLMHVDTGHNFPEVIEFRDRRVKQLGERLIVASMEDSIKQGRVVLRSENQSRNPFQSVTLLDAIAEHGFDACIGGARRDEEKARAKERIFSFRDEFGQWDPKNQRPELWDLYNARVHPGENIRVFPISNWTELDVWEYISREGLEVPHIYFAHRRDVIRRGSGLLPISHLVQPKEGEKVENLMVRFRTVGDMSCTCPVESAAVGIGEIIAETAVTRITERGATRMDDQTSEASMELRKREGYF